In the Acidobacteriota bacterium genome, one interval contains:
- the rplD gene encoding 50S ribosomal protein L4, with the protein MTLDVVNGQNEKVDSLELSDDVFGGAPAMGLVWEAVVHEQAGQRRGTHATKTRARVSGTGRKPWRQKGTGRARVGSARNPIWRTGGVVFGPQPRDYSYRLPRKVARAALRAALQSKLADGAVIVISAFELVEPRTRLGNELLEALDVPGKALLVDVTANETLDRAMGNLPGVAVTVSSLVTPRDLIDAEHVVISRAAMEHLARAVTGSGPLARAEADAEESAESTDSEESAGTEDSPS; encoded by the coding sequence ATGACTCTCGACGTCGTGAACGGGCAGAACGAGAAGGTCGACTCGCTCGAGTTGAGCGACGACGTTTTCGGCGGCGCGCCGGCCATGGGGCTGGTCTGGGAGGCCGTGGTGCACGAGCAGGCGGGGCAGCGCCGCGGCACCCACGCCACCAAGACGCGCGCTCGCGTGAGCGGCACGGGTCGGAAGCCGTGGCGGCAGAAGGGGACCGGCCGCGCGCGGGTCGGTTCGGCGCGCAATCCGATCTGGCGGACCGGCGGGGTCGTTTTCGGTCCCCAGCCGCGCGACTACAGTTACCGGTTGCCTCGGAAGGTGGCTCGCGCCGCGTTGCGCGCCGCGTTGCAGTCGAAGCTGGCCGATGGAGCGGTGATCGTGATCTCGGCGTTCGAGCTGGTCGAACCGCGGACCCGGCTCGGCAACGAGCTGCTCGAAGCCCTGGACGTGCCGGGCAAGGCGCTGCTCGTCGACGTGACGGCGAACGAGACGCTGGACCGCGCGATGGGCAACCTGCCGGGGGTGGCGGTGACCGTGTCGAGCCTGGTCACCCCACGGGACCTGATCGACGCGGAGCACGTGGTCATCAGCAGGGCGGCGATGGAGCACCTGGCGCGCGCGGTGACCGGCTCGGGGCCGCTGGCGCGTGCGGAGGCCGACGCTGAAGAGTCGGCGGAGTCGACCGACTCCGAGGAGTCGGCCGGCACGGAGGACTCACCGTCATGA
- a CDS encoding 50S ribosomal protein L3 — MVTGIIGRKIGMTQVFAADGAAQPVTVLKAGPCVVIRRKETERDGYDSVQLGLVEEHPARVTKPVAGLYAKANVPPTRIRREVPLSGDDDPPSEGDQVDVSLFATGDQVDVTAVSRGRGFQGVIKRHGFGGGRATHGSMFHRAPGSIGQSSYPSRVLKGMRAPGRMGGDRTTVRNLRVVDVDAEQNRLVVNGAVPGAPGACVMIRKAVAPRREPAVPADAGGAKKKARR, encoded by the coding sequence ATGGTGACCGGGATCATCGGACGGAAGATCGGGATGACGCAGGTGTTCGCCGCCGACGGCGCGGCGCAGCCGGTCACCGTGCTGAAGGCGGGGCCGTGCGTCGTCATCCGCCGCAAGGAGACGGAGCGGGACGGCTACGACTCGGTACAGCTCGGGCTGGTCGAGGAACACCCGGCCCGGGTGACGAAGCCGGTAGCCGGCCTGTACGCGAAGGCGAACGTGCCGCCGACGCGCATCCGCCGCGAGGTGCCGCTCAGCGGCGACGACGATCCCCCCAGCGAGGGCGATCAGGTGGACGTGTCCCTCTTCGCGACAGGCGACCAGGTGGACGTCACCGCCGTGAGCCGGGGCCGCGGGTTCCAGGGCGTGATCAAGCGGCATGGTTTCGGCGGCGGGCGCGCGACGCACGGGTCGATGTTCCACCGCGCGCCCGGATCGATCGGCCAGTCGTCGTACCCGTCGCGGGTCCTCAAGGGAATGCGGGCCCCGGGCCGCATGGGCGGCGACCGGACCACGGTCCGTAACCTGCGAGTGGTCGACGTGGACGCGGAACAGAACCGGCTGGTGGTGAACGGCGCCGTGCCGGGTGCGCCGGGCGCCTGCGTGATGATCCGCAAGGCGGTGGCGCCGCGTCGCGAGCCGGCCGTTCCGGCCGACGCCGGCGGTGCGAAGAAGAAGGCGAGGCGATGA